From Bosea sp. NBC_00550, the proteins below share one genomic window:
- a CDS encoding glycerophosphodiester phosphodiesterase, which produces MTKPLVIAHRGYSARYPENTIASYEAAIAMGADIIESDARLSSDSVAFSCHDADFKRLLGDVRTVAEMTEAELKAIVLPDGSRPLLLEEVLEQISPFRKVLIDVKTQDAAIIDVVIADIRKTGALADVWVGVRDLNQARQIKAAEPNVAVLAFLPDYTRAAEFAAAGATAFRVWEGHLGQAAVQALFPRLPVWVTMGHMETPYCVGDTDPERLAKVLALKPSGVLINDLSLMLPAPARDFD; this is translated from the coding sequence GTGACGAAACCTTTGGTGATCGCTCATCGGGGCTATTCCGCCCGCTATCCCGAAAACACGATCGCCTCCTATGAGGCGGCGATCGCAATGGGCGCCGACATCATCGAGAGCGATGCCCGACTGTCGTCCGACAGCGTCGCCTTCTCCTGCCATGATGCGGATTTCAAGCGGCTTCTAGGCGATGTCCGCACGGTGGCGGAGATGACAGAGGCGGAACTGAAGGCAATCGTCCTTCCCGACGGCAGCCGTCCCTTGCTCCTGGAGGAGGTGCTCGAGCAGATCAGCCCGTTCCGCAAGGTGCTGATCGACGTCAAGACGCAGGACGCCGCGATCATCGACGTCGTCATCGCCGACATCCGCAAAACCGGCGCGCTCGCCGATGTCTGGGTAGGTGTGCGCGATCTCAACCAGGCCAGGCAGATCAAGGCGGCGGAGCCCAACGTTGCCGTGCTGGCCTTCCTACCGGACTACACGCGCGCCGCCGAGTTCGCCGCGGCCGGCGCCACGGCCTTCCGCGTCTGGGAAGGCCATCTCGGGCAGGCGGCCGTGCAGGCGCTGTTTCCCCGCCTGCCGGTGTGGGTCACAATGGGGCATATGGAAACGCCCTATTGTGTCGGTGATACGGATCCGGAGCGTCTTGCGAAGGTATTGGCGCTGAAGCCAAGCGGGGTCCTCATCAACGACCTGTCGTTGATGCTGCCGGCGCCTGCACGCGACTTCGACTGA
- a CDS encoding ABC transporter permease: protein MASSSIGFKLLRAVLTIWIVTTFTFMALNLSGDPIEALVGDQASPATIAEYRAKFGFDRSLPEQYLSYLWNIAHGDFGVSLSDQRPALDLILQALPNTARLGLTAFGLGVTLGVLLGIAAALNRNSTIDRLVMSFAVFGFSIPSFFLGIILILLFAVQIRLLPSSGADSLAHLVLPAITLGTNFAGIFARFTRSSMLEVLNQQYITAARARGIPAFSRVLIHALPNAAIPILTVIGLKLGDLVAGSIIVETVFAWPGIGRLLVGAINARDFAVVQAIVILTAITMVLANLLVDAAYVLVDPRMREQGR from the coding sequence TTGGCCAGCTCTTCCATCGGCTTCAAGCTTTTGCGCGCCGTACTCACGATCTGGATCGTGACCACATTCACCTTCATGGCCCTGAACCTGTCGGGCGATCCGATCGAGGCGCTGGTTGGCGACCAGGCCTCGCCGGCGACAATCGCGGAATACAGGGCGAAGTTCGGGTTCGACCGGTCGCTGCCCGAGCAGTACCTGTCCTATCTCTGGAACATCGCGCATGGCGACTTCGGCGTCTCGCTGTCGGACCAGCGGCCGGCGCTGGACCTGATCCTCCAGGCGCTGCCCAATACGGCGCGGCTCGGGCTCACCGCCTTCGGCCTGGGCGTGACGCTGGGCGTGTTACTTGGCATCGCGGCGGCGCTGAATCGGAACTCCACGATCGACCGATTGGTAATGAGCTTCGCGGTCTTCGGCTTCAGCATACCTAGCTTTTTCCTCGGCATCATCCTCATCCTGCTCTTTGCAGTGCAGATCCGCCTGCTGCCCAGCTCGGGGGCGGATTCGCTTGCTCATCTCGTGCTGCCGGCGATCACGCTCGGTACCAATTTTGCCGGCATCTTCGCGCGCTTCACGCGTTCTTCGATGCTCGAGGTGCTCAACCAGCAATATATCACGGCGGCGCGGGCGCGCGGCATTCCCGCCTTCTCGCGCGTCCTCATCCATGCACTGCCCAATGCCGCCATCCCGATCCTGACCGTGATCGGCCTCAAGCTCGGCGACCTCGTCGCCGGCTCGATCATCGTCGAGACCGTGTTCGCCTGGCCCGGCATCGGCCGCCTGCTTGTGGGTGCGATCAATGCGCGGGATTTTGCCGTGGTGCAGGCGATTGTGATCCTGACCGCGATCACGATGGTGCTGGCCAACCTTTTGGTCGACGCAGCCTATGTCCTGGTCGATCCGCGCATGCGGGAGCAGGGCCGATGA